A window of Variovorax sp. HW608 genomic DNA:
GCAGCGTGCGCGCAATCGACGCGGCGGCGGCCAGCGGCAGGCCGAGCGGCTCCCGGTCGAAGAGCACGTCGCGCTCGCGCTCGATCAGCGCGGTGTCGAGCTTCGCGTGGGCGAAGGAATCGGTGCGCAGGATGCCGCACAGGAACTGCACGTTGGTCGCGACGCCGACGATGTGCGTCTGCGCGAGCGCCTGGTCGAGCCGCGCCAGCGCCTCCTCGCGCGTGCTGCCGTGCACGATGAGCTTGGCGATCATCGAGTCGTAGAAGGGCGAGATCACGCCGCCCTCGCGCACGCCGTCGTCGATGCGCACGCGGCTGCGCTGGAAGGCGGTGTGCTGCGCCGGCTTGCGATAGACGTGCAGCGTGCCGGTCGCGGGCAGGAAGTTGTTGTCGGGGTTTTCCGCGCAGATGCGGGCCTCGATCGCGTGGCCGTGGATCTGGAGCTGCTCCTGCTTCAGCGGCAGGCTCTCGCCGGCGGCCACGCGCAGTTGCCATTCGACCAGGTCGAGGCCGGTGATCGCTTCGGTCACCGGGTGCTCGACCTGCAGGCGGGTGTTCATCTCCATGAAGAAAAAGTTCATGTGTCCGTCGTCGCGCTGCTCGACGATGAACTCGACGGTGCCTGCGCCGACGTAGTTCACTGCACGCGCTGCCGCCACCGCGGCTTCGCCCATCTGCTTGCGCATCGCTTCGGTCATGCCCGGCGCGGGCGCTTCTTCGAGCACCTTCTGATGGCGGCGCTGCACCGAGCAGTCGCGCTCGAACAGGTAGACGTAGTGGCCCTGGGTGTCGCCGAACACCTGGATCTCGATGTGGCGCGGGCGCTGCACGTATCTCTCGATCAGCACCGCATCGTCGCCGAAGCTGTTGATCGCCTCGCGCTGGCACGAGGCCAATGCCGCCGCGAAGTCGCCCTTCTTCTCGACGACCCGCATGCCCTTGCCGCCGCCGCCCGCACTGGCCTTGATGAGCACCGGGTAGCCGATGCGGTCGGCTTCGCGCTGGAGCAGCTCGGGGTGCTGGTCGCTGCCGTGGTAGCCGGGCACCAGCGGCACGCCGGCCTTCTCCATCAATTGCTTGGATTCGGCCTTCAGGCCCATCGCCTTGATCGCCGAGGGCGGGGGGCCGATGAACGCCAGGCCGGCGTCGGCGCAGGCCTGCGCGAACTCCTCGTTCTCGCTGAGGAAGCCGTAGCCGGGGTGCACGGCCTCCGCGCCGGTCGCCTTCGCGGCTGCCAGGATCTTCTCCCAGCGCAGGTAGCTGTCCTTGGGCGCGCTGCCGCCGATGTGGACCGATTCTTCGCAGGCGCGGACATGGTTGGCATGCGCATCGGCATCCGAGTACACCGCAACGGTGCGCACCGCCATGCGGCGCGCGGTCGCGGCCACACGGCAGGCAATCTCTCCACGGTTCGCGATCAGGATCTTCTTGAACACAATACGAAGCTTTCAAATTGGCGGCGTGCAGGACTCAGATGCTGGCTCGCATCAGGCGGCCCACACAGGTTTGCGTTTTTCGAGGAAGGCCCGCAGGCCCTCCTGCCCTTCGTCGCTCGCGCGGATGGCGGCGATGCGGCGCACGGTCTCATCGGAAAGCGCGGAATCGATCGGCCGACCCGTGACATCGCGCAGCAATTGCTTGCATTCGCCGACGGCCGAGGGGCCCGCGGCGACGATGTTTTTGAGCACCTCGTCCACCTTGAGGTCCAGCGCATCGGCTGTCACCACCTCGTGCACGAGCCCCATGCGACGCGCCTCATCGGCCGGAAAGCGCTCCCCTGTCAGGAAGTAGCGCTGGGCCGCACGCGCTCCCATTGCTCGAATCACGTAGGGACTGATGGTGGCGGGAATCAGGCCGATCTTCACCTCGCTCAGGCAGAAGTGCGCGCCTTCCACCGCAATGGCTACATCGGCCGCGGCCACAAGCCCCACGCCGCCCGCATACACGTCGCCCTGGATGCGCGCGATCACCGGCAGCCGGCTTTCGGACAAGGTGCGCAGCATGCGCGGCAGGCCCGCCGCATCCTGCAGGTTCTGTTCAGGCGTGAACTCGGCGGCCCTTCGCATCCAATTGAGATTCGCGCCAGCACACAACGAGGGCCCACGGGCGCCCAGCACCACGGCGCGCACGCCAGGCACCGCTTCGATCTCGGCAAAGGCGACACACAGTTCGCGGATGAACACTTCGTCAATGGCGTTGCGCATTTCCGGGCGGTTCAACCAGATCCTCGCCACCGCGTCATCGATGGTCAGTTCGAGCGTCGTGAATTCCATTCGGGCTTCCTTCCTTTTTGATCATTGCGCACTACATGCGGAAGACGCCGAACTTCGGCCCGGGGATCGGCGCATTGCGCGCAGCGGCCAGGCCCAGCGCCAGCACGCGGCGCGTGTCGGCGGGGTCGATGATGCCGTCGTCCCACAAGCGCGCGGTGGCGTAGTAGGGATGGCCCTGCAGCTCGTACTGCTGGCGGATCGGCGCCTTGAAGGCTTCTTCCTCCTCCGCGCTCCATTGGCCGCCCTTGGCCTCGATGCCGTCGCGCTTGACGGTGGCGAGCACGCTCGCGGCCTGCTCGCCGCCCATCACGCTGATGCGCGCGTTCGGCCACATCCAGAGGAAGCGCGGCGAGTAGGCGCGGCCGCACATGCCGTAGTTGCCCGCGCCGAAGCTGCCGCCGATGATGATCGTGAACTTGGGCACGCTGGCGGTGGCCACCGCCGTCACCATCTTGGCGCCGTGGCGTGCGATGCCTTCGTTCTCGTACTTGCGCCCGACCATGAAGCCGGTGATGTTCTGCAGGAAGACCAGCGGGATCTTGCGCTGGCAGCACAGCTCGATGAAGTGCGCGCCCTTCTGCGCCGATTCGGAGAACAGGATGCCGTTGTTGGCGACGATGCCCACCGGCATGCCCTCGATCTCGGCGAAGCCGCAGACCAGCGTGTTGCCGTAGCGCGCCTTGAACTCGTGGAACTCGCTGCCGTCGACGATGCGCGCGATGATCTCGCGCACATCGAAGGGCTTGCGGGTGTCGACGGGGATCACGCCATAGAGTTCCTCCGCGGGGTAGGCGGGGGCGCTGACCACAGAAGGACCGGGCGCTTGCGCCCGGTTGGCACCCAGATTCGCGATCGCGGTGCGCGCCAGCGCCAGCGCATGCAGGTCGTTCTGCGCCAGGTGGTCGGCCACGCCCGACAGTCGCGTGTGCACGTCGCCGCCGCCCAGGTCTTCGGCCGTCACCACCTCGCCGGTCGCCGCCTTCACCAGCGGCGGGCCACCCAGGAAGATGGTGCCCTGGTTCTTGACGATGATGCTTTCGTCGCTCATCGCCGGCACATACGCGCCGCCCGCGGTGCACGAACCCATCACCACCGCGATCTGCGCGATGCCCTGCGCGCTCATGTTCGCCTGGTTGTAGAAGATGCGGCCGAAGTGCTCGCGGTCCGGAAACACCTCATCCTGGTTCGGCAGGTTCGCGCCGCCGGAGTCGACGAGGTAGATGCACGGCAGGCGGTTCTGCTCGGCGATCTCCTGCGCGCGCAGGTGCTTCTTGACGGTCATCGGGTAGTAGGTGCCGCCCTTCACCGTCGCGTCGTTGCACACGATCATGCAGTCCACGCCGCTCACGCGGCCGATGCCGGCAATCAGGCCCGCGCCGGGCGCCGCGCCGTGGTACATCGCGTGCGCGGCGAGCGGGGAGATTTCCAGGAAGGGCGTGCCGGGGTCGAGCAGTTGCGCGACGCGCTCGCGCGGCAGCAGCTTGCCGCGTGCGGTGTGCTTGCTGCGCGCGGCCTCGCCGCCGCCGGCTTCCACTTTGGCGAACTGGGCGTGCAGGTCGTCGACCAGGGCGCGCATGGCTTGCGCATTGGCCTGGAATTCCTCAGAGCGTGTGTTCAGTTTCGTTGTCAGTGCCGTCATGCCGGGATTCAAGAGTGTCTCAGGAAGGGAAGGTCGCGCGGCTCACTCGAGTTTCATTCCGACGCTCTTGATGAGAGGTCCCCACTTCTCCCGTTCGCTGCGCGCGAAGCGGTCCAGACCGTCCGGCGTTCCACCGGCGGTTTCGTGGCCAAGTTCCAGGAGTCGCTGCCGCGCTTCGGGCAGCGCCAGGATCTTGACGATCTCCGCATTGAGTTTCTGAACGATCGCCGCAGGCGTCCCATGGGGCGCATAGAGTCCGTTCCACGCGACGACCTCGAATCCCTCCAACCCCTGGCTGGCCGCGGGCCGCGCGCCCGGCAGAAGCGCCGAGTCCTTGAGCGACGTCACCGCCAGCGCCTTGAGCTTGCCGTTCGCGACGAAGGGACGCGCCGCGCTCGCCGTATCGATGCCGACCAGCACCTGTCCACCCATGAGATCGGTCATGGACGTGCCGGATCCCTTGTACGGAACGGACCGCATGACAACGCCGCTCTGCTTCTGGATGAGCTCCAGCACCAGTCGCGACGTCGTGCTCGGCAGGCCGACGTTGACGACATCGGGCCGCGCCTTCGCGTCCGCCAGCAGGTCAGCCATGTTCTTGTAGGGCGCGTTCGGATTCGCGAGGATGACCATGGGGAAGGTGCTCACCAGTGCCACCGGCTCGAAGTCTTTCTCCGGATCAAACGGAATGGATGGATAGAGAAACTGGTTGAGCACATGGGTTCCGTTGGTTCCCATGAGCAGGGTATAGCCGTCGGGAGCGGCGCGCGCCACCTCGGCGGCGCCGATGTTTCCGCCCGCGCCCGCGCGGTTCTCGATCACCAGGGGTTGGCCGAGTCCGCGGCCCAAATGCTCGGCCAGGTAGCGGGTTGCAACATCAGTGCCCTGCCCGGCCTGATAGGGAACAATGATCCGTATTGGTTTGGTGGGATAGGCCTGGGCCGAGACGAGGGATGAGCTCAAGAGCGCGACCAGCGCAATCAAGATGCTAACGATCCGTTCCATTGCATAGTCTCCTTATATTGGCTGTTTGCGCGGTCGCCCTTGCTTCAGGGCGCCGCTTCCGGGCAGACGTTGATGGCCATCAGGTGGCTGATCCGTCGTTGATCGAATCCCGCCTCTTCAAGAACCTCTTGCACGTGCTGGCCGAAGCGCGGCGGAGTTCGACCGGGCCGGCCCGGTGTTCGCGAAAGTCGAACCGGTACACCGATGCCCTTGTAGCCATCGATGCTCAGGCTCATGCCGCGATGCACCGCGTGCGCCTGCGAGAAGGCTTCGGGCACGGTGTGCACGGGGCCGACCGGCACGCCGCTTCGCATCAGCGCGCCGCACACCGCTTCCCGCTTCCATCCAGCAAGCACAGCTTCGATCTGCCGCTGCAGTTCGTCACGATGCTGGAGGCGCGCGGCATTGGTCGCGAAACGCGGATCGCCCACAAGCCCTTGAAGGTCCACGACTGCGCAGAATTTGGCGAACTGGCGGTCATTGAGAATCCCGAGAAAGACCTGCCCGTCCTCGCACTGGAACTTGTCGTAAGGCGCGATGTTCGGATGCGCGCTGCCGAGCAGGCCGGGAACCTGGTTCGAGTGCATCCAGTTCGCGCCATGCGGCACCAGCAAGCTCAACGCGGTGTCGAACAGCGTCGCTTCCACCCGTTGGCCAAGGCCCGTTCGATCGCGGTGGTGCAACGCGAGCAGGATGCCGGTCAGCGCCGCGTAGCCCGTCAGGTGATCGACGATCGGAACGCCCATGCGGGTCGGGCCCGACGCGGGGTCGCCATTGACGCTCATGAGGCCGCACATGGCTTGCAGCACGGCGTCGTAGCCAGGCAGACCGCCGAGCGGACCATCGGCCCCGAACCCGGAGATCGAGCAGTAGATGAGGCCGGGGAACCTCGGCTTCAGCTCGTCCTCGAAGTCCATCCCCCAGCGCTGCATGGTGCCGGGAACGAAGTTCTCGATGAGCACGTCGGCGTCCTGCAGAAGGCTCAGGAGCGTCTCGCGGCCTTCGAGGTGCGCGAGGTTCAACGCGATTCCGCGCTTGCCCCGGTTGACCGCCGTGAAGTAGGCCGCGTCGCCGTCGTCGTTAAACGGCGGTCCGAGTGTCCGCGTCTCGTCGCCTGTGGGCGGCTCGATCTTGATCACATTGGCGCCATGATCGGAAAGCATCTGGGTGCACAAAGGACCCGCCAGGACCCTAGACAGGTCGATGACCCGCAGTCCTGCTAGCGCACCGTGCACGCTGGCGCTTCGCCTTAAAGTATTTGGCATAGCTAATCCGGAAGGAACCGCCTTGGCGAATTTACGCGGGCCAAGCGCCAGGCGGTGCCGATGTGCTGCCCAGCCTGCGCCCCGGTGGGGCGAGGCGACTCAACCGCGCGCGGGCAACTCCACGATGCCCGAGCCGATCGCCGACAGTTCGTCGTCCTGGTTGTGCGCCTCCTGGGAAATTTCCACGAGGTGGCGGCCGTTCTCGACGAACTTGCGCTTGACGTAGCCCTTGATGAACAGCATGTCGCCCTCGGGGTTGTGGCGGCGGATCTTGCAGTGCGCCTTGCGCAGGAAGCCGTCGTCGCCCATCCAGTTGGTCAGGTGATGCGTGAGCCACGAAGTGCGCTCCGGCCCATAGTCGTACGCGCCGGGAGCGCCGACTTCGAGCGCGAAGTCCTCTTCCCAGTGCACGCGTTCCGGCACGTCCGAAATGCCGAAGCGGTTCGTGATGCCGACACCGGGGTGCGCGTCGATGAGCTTCCACGCCAGCTTGTTGGCCCGGATGTAGAGCCCGCCCCAGCCTTGGGCATAGGCGATGAAGCCGGTCACCGTCATCGGGCCCTTGAACATCACCGGGAGCGCCTCGCCTTCCTTCACGTCTTCCCAGTAGCGAGGCGTGCTGCCGCGAACTTCTTCCTTGGCGTAGAGCTTGTAGGCCTCCTGGATCTCCTCGGTCGAGTAGCGGCGCGGCGCACGGGCACGCACTTCCTTGTACTTGCTGCCCTGCTCGCGCGCATGATCGCGCTCGGTGCGGAAGCACCAGCTGTCCGCCTCGGCCACCTTGTCGCCTTCCTGGTTGAAGAAGTCGACGTGATAGATCTGCTGCACCGCGCGGCCGGCAAAGCGGGTCTCGTGCTCGATCAGGTCCTTCAGGTAGGCCTCGGTCCGGATGGTGTCGTTGCGATGGACCGGTTTGTGCCATTCCCAGTCGGCGCCCGACCACATGGCGTGCACGCCCGGCAGGCCGCCCACATAGCCCGAGACGATCCGGCTCGTCGAGAACAGAAAGCTCGGCAGCGCGACGATGCCGCCGTACTTCGTCTTCGCGGCGTAGTCCGGATCACACCACAGCGGGTTGTCGTCGCCGATACCGTGCGCATAGTGGCGGATGTTGTCGCGCGTCGCCTCGTAGCACCATGGCTCGGCCGTCGCGCCAATCTTCAGGCCGATGCGCTCACGCAGCTCGTCCAGGCCGTTGTCGGTGATCTTCGGGAAGGTTCTTTCGGTGGTGGTGGACATGCCGTCTCCTGTTGAAAAAAATTGGGGGATTACGAATGGGCGGAAGCGACGGCGGCTTCTTGCTCGCGCAGCTTCTTCCGGTGGATCTTTCCGGCGGGCGTCTTCGGCAGTTCGGCGACGAACGCGACCTGCCGCGGGTACTCGTGCTGGCTCAGGCGCGTGCGGACCGCGTCCTGGATCTCCTCGATGAATTTCTCGCCCGCGGGCCGGTCCGAGACCACGAAGGCCTTGACGATCAGTCCGCGCAGCGCGTCCGGCACGCCGATGGCTGCGGCTTCCTTCACGTCGGGGTGCTTGAGGATCGCGTCCTCGACTTCCACCGCACCGATCGTCCAGCCGGCCGAGATGATCACGTCGTCCGCGCGGCCTCCGTGCCAGAAATACCCGTCCTCGTCGACGCGTCCAAGGTCCTTCGTCGGGACCCATTCGCCACGGCGCCAGAGCTTTAGCTCGCCGGTCACGCCGGGGGCGCAAGGGTTGCCGTCGATGTCGTGCACCTCGACGCGAAGGCCGGGGATCGGCTTTCCGAGCGATCCCGACTTGACCGGGAAGTCCGGTGCACCGGGATAGGACACCAGGCACACGCCGATCTCGGTCGTGCCGTACATGCTGCAGGCCTTGTGACCGAAGGTCGCCTCGATGAACGCGGCGGTCTCGCTGTCGATCGGCTCGCCGGTGAACGACACCTTGTCGAGGACGTAGCGGTGCTTCGATGCGGCACCCGAGTTGCGCATCATCCGGTAGTGTGTCGCCGCGGCCGAGAGATTGTTGAATCGGTGCGTCTCCAGCGCCTGCAACAGCCGCTCGCCGTTGAACCTGCCGGCGTAGGCGCCGATCGTGACGCCCATCGCGAGCGGCGCCAGCGTTCCGTGCCAGAGCCCATGCCCCCAGGCCGGTGACGAAGGACACATGAAGCGGTCGCCCGGCCGCACGCCCGTTCCGTACAACGCCGCAAGCATCAGCGTGACGATTGCGCGATGCGTGTGTTTGACCGCGTCCGGCAATTCCCTCGTGGTTCCGGATGTGTACTGAAAGATCGCAAGGTCGTCGGCCCGGGTGTTGACCTCGAACCGCGGCGCAAGGCGATCGAGCGAAGCAATGAACGCCTCATCCGCGACGACCACCTTGAGGTCATCGCCCGCCGGTACGACCTCTGCCTTCTCGTGGTTCGTCACGAGCAGCCTGGGCTTGCAGTCCTGCACCCGAAGGCGGATGCCGTCCGGACCGAAGAGCGTGAAGAGCGGGACCGCGATGGCACCCATCTTCATCGCGCCGAAGATCGCCACGTAGAACGCCAGCGACGGCTCGAGCATCACGGCGACGCGGTCGCCGGGCTGGATGCCCAGCTCCACGAGGAAGTGGGCGAAGCGCGACGAGCCCTCCGAGATCTGCCGGAAGCTCAGCGCTTCGTCCCCGCCGTTGGCCCGCACGAGGACAACCGCTTCGTTGTCTCCCTCCACATGGCGATCGATGCACTCGTGCGCAATGTTCATGCGCTGCGCGTCGCCATCGAACAGCTCCCACAGGCCCGCGGTGCTGCAGTGCGCTTGCGCATTCGCGTAGGAGGTGAACTGCGTCAGTTTCGTCATCGCTGTCTCTCGTTGCTCGTGATGGAGAGACTTTGCGCGTCCGCGTTGTAATTGTCAATAGCGTCTATAACTTGTCTATATACAATTTCGACAGCCAGGTCTCACTCGCATGCCAGACACCCGAAAGCCGACGCGAATGTGCGCGAGACAAAGCGTCGTATGCTTCGCCAACCTTGTGATCCGCCCTTCCCATGCCTGTCGCAGCACCCACGCCTCCGCCCGTCAAGGGTCCCCGCGTTCGCCCCGTACCCGCGGTCTCGCGCGCTCTCGCCATCCTTCGGTTGCTAGCCGCAAGCTCCGAGCCGATGTCGCTCAAGACGATCTCGGAGCAACTCGATCTGGTGACGAGCACATGCCTCCACATCCTTCGTGTCCTGGTCGAAGAAGGAATGGTCAGGCTCGAGCCAGGGACGAAGCGATACAGCCTCGATATCGGCGTGTTGTCCCTGGCGCGCAGCGTGGTCGAGAACAATCCCTTCTCTGCGCGCCTGCAAGGCGCACTCGACCGGATTGCCGAGCAATGGAACGTCACCACGATCGGGATGAAAGTCTCGGGCCTTGAGGACCTCGTGGTGCTCGCCCTGGCCAGGTCAAGAGGACCGTTTCGCCTGTATGTGGAAGTCGGCAGCAGGGTGCCCGCTCTTACCAGCGCAACAGGGCGAATCATCGCGCACTATTCCGGCCTGACCGACAGCGAACTCGCACGCCGCTTCAAGTCATTGAACTGGGAGAATCCACCTTCGTTCGAGACGTGGCTGAAGGAAGTGAAGTCGGTCCAGCGAAAGGGGTTCGCAGTCGATCGAGGCAACTACATCAGCGGCATCTCAGTGCTGGCCGTTCCCATCCTTGATGCGCAGCGTCGCGTTACTCACGCTGTAGCCGCGCTGGGCATGGCCGACACGTTGACCGCGTCGACCTTGCAAGCGCTCGCGGCAGACATGCAGGCCGAGTCCGCCGCTTTGGCACAGTGACAAAGAGTTGTCGTCGAGAGCGAGTGTGAACGATATGACCGAGCGAGTCGAGGCGCTGCAACTCGCCGGCTGGAAGCAACGCTCACTGGGCGGGTTCGCGGACCGCTTCGGTCCTCTTTGGACCAGAAAGGAGAATGACGGCTGGGCCTACGGCATCCTCGCAACACAAGAGCATCTGAATCCGGCGGGCTTCGTCCACGGCGGCGGGCTGTGCGCGCTCTTCGATCACGTCGTGAGTGCCGTCGCTTGGGAGGCCGTGGGTCGGCGTGCATGCGTGACGGTTCAGCTCAGCACGCAGTTCCTCGCTGCAGCGCGCGAAGGGCAGTTCCTGGAAGCCCGTGGTCGGGTCACGAGGACAACGAACACATTGGTGTTCGTCGATGGAACGATCGA
This region includes:
- a CDS encoding acetyl/propionyl/methylcrotonyl-CoA carboxylase subunit alpha — translated: MFKKILIANRGEIACRVAATARRMAVRTVAVYSDADAHANHVRACEESVHIGGSAPKDSYLRWEKILAAAKATGAEAVHPGYGFLSENEEFAQACADAGLAFIGPPPSAIKAMGLKAESKQLMEKAGVPLVPGYHGSDQHPELLQREADRIGYPVLIKASAGGGGKGMRVVEKKGDFAAALASCQREAINSFGDDAVLIERYVQRPRHIEIQVFGDTQGHYVYLFERDCSVQRRHQKVLEEAPAPGMTEAMRKQMGEAAVAAARAVNYVGAGTVEFIVEQRDDGHMNFFFMEMNTRLQVEHPVTEAITGLDLVEWQLRVAAGESLPLKQEQLQIHGHAIEARICAENPDNNFLPATGTLHVYRKPAQHTAFQRSRVRIDDGVREGGVISPFYDSMIAKLIVHGSTREEALARLDQALAQTHIVGVATNVQFLCGILRTDSFAHAKLDTALIERERDVLFDREPLGLPLAAAASIARTLLAEAATATADPFSRRDGWQVQGVTVRPFEFEFRSETKTAELRYLHDGALSLKVGDVAGPLEIGSFPSGEIELQFNGQRHTLNVYEDPSAVHVFAADGATKITTVDRLAHAGDTHAEGGRLTAPMPGKVASFAVRAGDKVSRGQPLAVMEAMKMEHTITAPSDGTVEELLFAPGDQVAEGAELLRLAGAAPAT
- a CDS encoding enoyl-CoA hydratase/isomerase family protein codes for the protein MEFTTLELTIDDAVARIWLNRPEMRNAIDEVFIRELCVAFAEIEAVPGVRAVVLGARGPSLCAGANLNWMRRAAEFTPEQNLQDAAGLPRMLRTLSESRLPVIARIQGDVYAGGVGLVAAADVAIAVEGAHFCLSEVKIGLIPATISPYVIRAMGARAAQRYFLTGERFPADEARRMGLVHEVVTADALDLKVDEVLKNIVAAGPSAVGECKQLLRDVTGRPIDSALSDETVRRIAAIRASDEGQEGLRAFLEKRKPVWAA
- a CDS encoding carboxyl transferase domain-containing protein is translated as MTALTTKLNTRSEEFQANAQAMRALVDDLHAQFAKVEAGGGEAARSKHTARGKLLPRERVAQLLDPGTPFLEISPLAAHAMYHGAAPGAGLIAGIGRVSGVDCMIVCNDATVKGGTYYPMTVKKHLRAQEIAEQNRLPCIYLVDSGGANLPNQDEVFPDREHFGRIFYNQANMSAQGIAQIAVVMGSCTAGGAYVPAMSDESIIVKNQGTIFLGGPPLVKAATGEVVTAEDLGGGDVHTRLSGVADHLAQNDLHALALARTAIANLGANRAQAPGPSVVSAPAYPAEELYGVIPVDTRKPFDVREIIARIVDGSEFHEFKARYGNTLVCGFAEIEGMPVGIVANNGILFSESAQKGAHFIELCCQRKIPLVFLQNITGFMVGRKYENEGIARHGAKMVTAVATASVPKFTIIIGGSFGAGNYGMCGRAYSPRFLWMWPNARISVMGGEQAASVLATVKRDGIEAKGGQWSAEEEEAFKAPIRQQYELQGHPYYATARLWDDGIIDPADTRRVLALGLAAARNAPIPGPKFGVFRM
- a CDS encoding Bug family tripartite tricarboxylate transporter substrate binding protein gives rise to the protein MERIVSILIALVALLSSSLVSAQAYPTKPIRIIVPYQAGQGTDVATRYLAEHLGRGLGQPLVIENRAGAGGNIGAAEVARAAPDGYTLLMGTNGTHVLNQFLYPSIPFDPEKDFEPVALVSTFPMVILANPNAPYKNMADLLADAKARPDVVNVGLPSTTSRLVLELIQKQSGVVMRSVPYKGSGTSMTDLMGGQVLVGIDTASAARPFVANGKLKALAVTSLKDSALLPGARPAASQGLEGFEVVAWNGLYAPHGTPAAIVQKLNAEIVKILALPEARQRLLELGHETAGGTPDGLDRFARSEREKWGPLIKSVGMKLE
- a CDS encoding CoA transferase, with protein sequence MLSDHGANVIKIEPPTGDETRTLGPPFNDDGDAAYFTAVNRGKRGIALNLAHLEGRETLLSLLQDADVLIENFVPGTMQRWGMDFEDELKPRFPGLIYCSISGFGADGPLGGLPGYDAVLQAMCGLMSVNGDPASGPTRMGVPIVDHLTGYAALTGILLALHHRDRTGLGQRVEATLFDTALSLLVPHGANWMHSNQVPGLLGSAHPNIAPYDKFQCEDGQVFLGILNDRQFAKFCAVVDLQGLVGDPRFATNAARLQHRDELQRQIEAVLAGWKREAVCGALMRSGVPVGPVHTVPEAFSQAHAVHRGMSLSIDGYKGIGVPVRLSRTPGRPGRTPPRFGQHVQEVLEEAGFDQRRISHLMAINVCPEAAP
- a CDS encoding FAS1-like dehydratase domain-containing protein, whose translation is MSTTTERTFPKITDNGLDELRERIGLKIGATAEPWCYEATRDNIRHYAHGIGDDNPLWCDPDYAAKTKYGGIVALPSFLFSTSRIVSGYVGGLPGVHAMWSGADWEWHKPVHRNDTIRTEAYLKDLIEHETRFAGRAVQQIYHVDFFNQEGDKVAEADSWCFRTERDHAREQGSKYKEVRARAPRRYSTEEIQEAYKLYAKEEVRGSTPRYWEDVKEGEALPVMFKGPMTVTGFIAYAQGWGGLYIRANKLAWKLIDAHPGVGITNRFGISDVPERVHWEEDFALEVGAPGAYDYGPERTSWLTHHLTNWMGDDGFLRKAHCKIRRHNPEGDMLFIKGYVKRKFVENGRHLVEISQEAHNQDDELSAIGSGIVELPARG
- a CDS encoding acyl-CoA synthetase — protein: MTKLTQFTSYANAQAHCSTAGLWELFDGDAQRMNIAHECIDRHVEGDNEAVVLVRANGGDEALSFRQISEGSSRFAHFLVELGIQPGDRVAVMLEPSLAFYVAIFGAMKMGAIAVPLFTLFGPDGIRLRVQDCKPRLLVTNHEKAEVVPAGDDLKVVVADEAFIASLDRLAPRFEVNTRADDLAIFQYTSGTTRELPDAVKHTHRAIVTLMLAALYGTGVRPGDRFMCPSSPAWGHGLWHGTLAPLAMGVTIGAYAGRFNGERLLQALETHRFNNLSAAATHYRMMRNSGAASKHRYVLDKVSFTGEPIDSETAAFIEATFGHKACSMYGTTEIGVCLVSYPGAPDFPVKSGSLGKPIPGLRVEVHDIDGNPCAPGVTGELKLWRRGEWVPTKDLGRVDEDGYFWHGGRADDVIISAGWTIGAVEVEDAILKHPDVKEAAAIGVPDALRGLIVKAFVVSDRPAGEKFIEEIQDAVRTRLSQHEYPRQVAFVAELPKTPAGKIHRKKLREQEAAVASAHS
- a CDS encoding IclR family transcriptional regulator; translation: MPVAAPTPPPVKGPRVRPVPAVSRALAILRLLAASSEPMSLKTISEQLDLVTSTCLHILRVLVEEGMVRLEPGTKRYSLDIGVLSLARSVVENNPFSARLQGALDRIAEQWNVTTIGMKVSGLEDLVVLALARSRGPFRLYVEVGSRVPALTSATGRIIAHYSGLTDSELARRFKSLNWENPPSFETWLKEVKSVQRKGFAVDRGNYISGISVLAVPILDAQRRVTHAVAALGMADTLTASTLQALAADMQAESAALAQ
- a CDS encoding PaaI family thioesterase, encoding MTERVEALQLAGWKQRSLGGFADRFGPLWTRKENDGWAYGILATQEHLNPAGFVHGGGLCALFDHVVSAVAWEAVGRRACVTVQLSTQFLAAAREGQFLEARGRVTRTTNTLVFVDGTIESEKTELLRGSSVQKIVVQAEL